From the genome of Nakamurella flavida, one region includes:
- a CDS encoding ATP-binding protein encodes MPGVGPGSGPAPHPPTSGRRAVPPPGTLLTPDGIPRLTRPRSGSILGGVAAGLAGHLRVPVLWVRLTFVLLAVMAGSGVLAYAMLWIFVPQRPDGAGGDPGAPRPAGPRERQQAFGIAAVGVAALLVAAALNITSIVGWVLGPLGLAALGAAFIWREADSARRARWRRTAAGIVGPSRGSVWRLAGGATLVVGGLSVFAVGQLDFTAVRSALIAVLLTLVGVAVITVPWWIRLVRDLGTERRARVREAERAEIAAHLHDSVLQTLALIQRQSGDGREVLRLARGQERELRTWLYGPTGYATASGSTAPGDAPAMLSAALALAAGEVEDTYAVAVAPVVVGDAPMGPAVGALVAAAREAMVNAAKHSGVGEISVYAEVEHGTADVFVRDRGRGFDVDAVAADRRGLVESIRGRMDRHGGRATVRSTPGEGTEIELTVPVASGDGGPPPAPPASADADTLQPSEGLPS; translated from the coding sequence GTGCCCGGTGTCGGCCCGGGCTCCGGCCCAGCGCCGCATCCGCCCACCTCCGGTCGGCGGGCCGTCCCGCCACCCGGCACCCTGCTGACCCCGGACGGCATCCCTCGGCTCACCCGTCCGCGCTCCGGCTCGATCCTGGGCGGGGTCGCCGCCGGCCTGGCCGGTCATCTCCGGGTTCCCGTGCTGTGGGTGCGGCTGACGTTCGTCCTGCTCGCGGTGATGGCGGGCTCCGGGGTGCTGGCCTACGCGATGCTGTGGATCTTCGTCCCGCAACGGCCCGACGGAGCGGGCGGTGATCCAGGAGCCCCGCGCCCGGCGGGCCCGCGGGAGCGGCAGCAGGCCTTCGGCATCGCCGCGGTCGGGGTGGCCGCCCTCCTGGTCGCGGCCGCGCTGAACATCACCAGCATCGTCGGGTGGGTGCTCGGGCCGTTGGGCCTGGCCGCACTGGGGGCCGCGTTCATCTGGCGGGAGGCGGATTCGGCCCGGCGGGCGCGGTGGCGTCGCACCGCTGCCGGCATCGTCGGTCCCAGCCGCGGGTCGGTGTGGCGGCTCGCCGGCGGGGCCACCCTGGTCGTCGGCGGGCTCTCGGTCTTCGCCGTCGGCCAGCTCGACTTCACCGCCGTCCGCTCCGCGTTGATCGCCGTGCTGCTCACCCTGGTCGGGGTGGCCGTCATCACGGTGCCGTGGTGGATCCGGTTGGTCCGCGATCTGGGCACCGAACGGCGGGCCCGGGTCAGGGAGGCCGAACGCGCCGAGATCGCCGCCCACCTGCACGATTCCGTCCTGCAGACCCTGGCGCTGATCCAGCGGCAGTCCGGTGACGGTCGCGAGGTGCTCCGCCTGGCCCGCGGGCAGGAACGTGAACTGCGGACCTGGTTGTACGGGCCGACCGGGTACGCCACGGCGAGCGGATCCACCGCCCCCGGTGACGCCCCGGCGATGCTGTCGGCCGCGCTGGCCCTGGCGGCCGGCGAGGTGGAGGACACCTACGCGGTGGCCGTCGCGCCCGTCGTCGTCGGGGACGCGCCGATGGGCCCGGCGGTCGGGGCGCTGGTGGCCGCCGCCCGGGAGGCGATGGTCAACGCGGCCAAGCACTCCGGGGTCGGCGAGATCAGCGTGTACGCCGAGGTCGAGCACGGCACGGCCGATGTCTTCGTCCGCGACCGCGGGCGGGGGTTCGACGTCGATGCGGTGGCGGCGGACCGGCGGGGTCTGGTCGAGTCCATCCGCGGTCGGATGGATCGGCACGGGGGCCGGGCCACGGTCCGGTCCACCCCCGGTGAGGGCACCGAGATCGAGCTGACCGTGCCGGTAGCGTCCGGTGACGGCGGCCCGCCCCCCGCACCACCGGCATCGGCGGACGCCGACACGCTTCAGCCGAGCGAAGGACTCCCCTCGTGA